A stretch of the uncultured Trichococcus sp. genome encodes the following:
- the pgsA gene encoding CDP-diacylglycerol--glycerol-3-phosphate 3-phosphatidyltransferase, translated as MNLPNKLTVVRILMIPLFMVVTLVPFDWGILTIAQSQIAVHQLVGAVIFAVASFTDWLDGYIARRDGLVTNFGKFADPLADKMLVATALIVLVGQGLAPSWVVSIIISRELAVTGLRLLLVKEGEVMAAAWPGKIKTATQMIAIILLFLDNFPFQATGIPVADIMLYLCLVFTIYSGVDYFVKNKHVFVGSM; from the coding sequence TTGAATTTACCTAATAAATTGACAGTGGTGCGGATTTTGATGATTCCGTTGTTCATGGTCGTCACCTTGGTCCCATTCGATTGGGGAATCCTCACGATTGCCCAATCACAGATTGCGGTCCATCAACTGGTCGGAGCCGTCATTTTTGCCGTTGCCAGTTTTACGGATTGGCTGGATGGATATATCGCCAGAAGGGACGGGCTGGTCACCAACTTCGGGAAATTCGCTGATCCGTTGGCGGACAAGATGCTTGTCGCCACTGCGTTGATTGTGCTTGTCGGTCAAGGCCTGGCCCCTTCGTGGGTCGTCAGCATCATCATCAGCCGGGAATTGGCGGTTACAGGCTTGCGCCTTTTGCTTGTGAAGGAAGGTGAAGTCATGGCAGCGGCATGGCCGGGCAAAATCAAGACGGCGACACAAATGATAGCCATCATTTTATTGTTCCTGGACAATTTTCCTTTTCAGGCAACCGGTATCCCGGTTGCGGATATCATGCTGTATCTTTGCTTAGTTTTTACCATCTACTCAGGAGTGGATTATTTCGTCAAAAATAAGCATGTCTTTGTCGGATCCATGTAG
- a CDS encoding SDR family oxidoreductase: MKAALVTGASGDIGTSIARDLARSGWSLYLHYHSNREKINLLQAELQSAYPEQEFYPICLDFTDEAGVSKLADHIFSLQAIVFAHGKTEYGLLQDMTSSQMDVLWATHVKMPILIIQALQGKIARSHNGRIVFISSVYGEAGSGLEVLYSTVKGAQIAFVKAYSKEVASLGVTVNAICPGAIDTQMNAHLENDEKEALLEEIPLGRLGRPDEISFWVSQFLKEDSRYMTGQAIYVSGGWLR; encoded by the coding sequence ATGAAAGCTGCTTTGGTGACGGGGGCCTCCGGGGATATCGGGACATCCATCGCAAGGGATCTGGCCCGCTCAGGCTGGTCGCTTTACCTGCATTATCATTCCAATCGAGAAAAAATCAATCTGCTGCAGGCCGAACTGCAATCGGCCTATCCGGAACAGGAATTTTATCCGATCTGCCTGGATTTTACCGATGAAGCGGGAGTTTCGAAACTTGCTGACCATATCTTCTCGCTCCAAGCAATTGTTTTTGCACACGGCAAGACCGAATATGGGTTGCTTCAGGACATGACTTCATCGCAGATGGATGTCTTGTGGGCGACCCACGTCAAAATGCCTATCCTGATCATCCAGGCGCTACAGGGGAAAATCGCCCGCTCACACAACGGACGTATTGTTTTCATCAGCTCCGTCTATGGAGAAGCAGGCAGTGGGCTCGAAGTGCTCTACAGCACCGTCAAAGGGGCTCAGATCGCTTTCGTGAAAGCCTACAGCAAAGAAGTTGCCTCTCTCGGAGTGACCGTCAATGCCATTTGCCCGGGAGCAATCGATACGCAGATGAACGCTCATTTGGAAAACGATGAAAAAGAGGCTCTTCTTGAGGAAATACCACTGGGCAGATTGGGAAGACCGGATGAAATCAGCTTCTGGGTTTCTCAATTTCTGAAGGAAGACAGTCGCTACATGACCGGACAGGCCATTTACGTATCCGGCGGATGGCTCAGGTAA
- a CDS encoding pitrilysin family protein, which produces MNKVHYEALNETVYTEVLENGLQVVLIPKNKYSKTYGIFTTNFGSIDNQFVPINGDKEIKIPDGIAHFLEHKLFEGEEHDAFEDFAKYGASANAFTSFTRTSYLFSATDNIEENTNSLLDFVQDPHFTAEGTEKEKGIIAQEIRMYEDNPGWQLFYGLLRNLYPEHPLSVDIAGTVDSIQAISPELLQICYDTFYHPSNMNLLMIGNFPPEEMMDTIKQNQAGKTFLPAKPIQRTLPPAAIQDIIPYKVIEMDVQRPKVMLGVKGLDAEVTGNQAEEYKIYGSLLLELLFGRSSTHFIDLYDSGLIDDSFGYSFNLDRSFHFMAVESDTEEPELLEEKLKRILLDWETDANLTDEKFDLLKKSMIGEQLQAFNSLEYIANHYSTLLFSGAELFEVVPLIEETSLEDIRRFAEGYLKEQRMSTYVILQKGAKQQ; this is translated from the coding sequence ATGAATAAAGTACACTATGAGGCTCTTAACGAAACAGTCTATACGGAAGTATTGGAAAACGGATTGCAAGTAGTATTGATTCCGAAAAATAAGTATTCAAAAACCTACGGCATCTTCACCACGAATTTTGGCTCGATCGATAACCAGTTTGTGCCGATAAACGGAGACAAGGAAATCAAGATTCCAGACGGCATCGCACATTTCCTTGAGCACAAATTGTTTGAAGGTGAAGAACATGATGCTTTTGAAGACTTTGCGAAGTACGGCGCTTCGGCGAATGCCTTCACTTCCTTCACGCGGACAAGCTATCTCTTTTCGGCCACGGATAATATCGAAGAAAACACAAACAGCCTGCTTGACTTCGTTCAAGACCCGCATTTCACGGCGGAAGGCACTGAAAAGGAAAAAGGCATCATTGCCCAAGAAATCCGCATGTATGAAGATAATCCGGGATGGCAACTTTTTTACGGTCTGCTGCGAAACCTCTATCCCGAACACCCGCTCTCGGTGGACATAGCCGGAACGGTGGATAGCATCCAGGCAATCTCGCCGGAATTGCTGCAAATCTGTTATGACACGTTCTACCATCCGTCCAACATGAACCTATTGATGATCGGTAATTTCCCTCCCGAAGAAATGATGGATACGATCAAACAAAACCAAGCTGGCAAGACGTTTCTTCCAGCCAAGCCGATCCAGCGCACTTTGCCGCCAGCCGCAATCCAGGACATCATTCCTTACAAAGTAATCGAAATGGATGTGCAGCGTCCGAAAGTGATGCTTGGCGTGAAAGGTTTGGATGCGGAGGTGACCGGAAACCAAGCCGAAGAATATAAAATCTATGGTTCGCTCTTGCTGGAACTGCTTTTCGGCCGGAGCTCCACGCATTTCATTGATCTATACGACAGCGGTTTGATCGATGACAGTTTTGGGTATTCCTTCAATCTGGATCGTTCCTTCCATTTTATGGCAGTCGAATCGGATACGGAAGAACCGGAACTGCTGGAGGAAAAGCTGAAACGGATTCTGTTGGATTGGGAAACGGATGCTAATCTGACGGATGAGAAATTTGATTTGCTGAAGAAGAGCATGATCGGAGAACAACTGCAGGCTTTCAATTCCCTGGAATACATCGCAAATCACTACAGCACATTGCTGTTTTCCGGAGCGGAACTTTTCGAAGTCGTTCCGTTGATCGAAGAAACCAGTCTGGAGGACATCCGAAGATTTGCCGAGGGATACCTCAAAGAACAAAGGATGAGCACTTATGTGATCCTCCAGAAGGGGGCAAAACAGCAATGA
- a CDS encoding BMP family protein, with product MVKKQKYVSLLALGLGVSTILAACGGNGDTADSSATGSSTAEGTGDNFTIVMVTDVGGVDDKSFNQSAWEGLVAWGEENGKEKGIDGYDYIQSNADSEFVTNLNTAVNSNFDLVFGIGYKLKPAMQDVATQNPDTMFAIIDDVIEGENTVSVSFKDNEAAFLAGVAAAKTTKTNQLGFIGGQESVVIDRFEAGFVAGAQSVNPDIDVKVEYVGSFGDAAGGKSKAAAMYASGIDVIYQAAGDSGNGVFSEAKDIVKADPSKEIWVIGVDRDQTEEGLLTLDDGTERNLTLTSTLKGVGKAAHDVANLTMNGEFPAGEVQTFGLAEEGVDLTEGQLSEDALAAVEDAKTKILDGTLVVPEAPEK from the coding sequence ATGGTGAAGAAGCAAAAATATGTTAGTTTATTGGCATTAGGGTTAGGTGTCAGCACAATCCTGGCAGCTTGCGGCGGCAACGGCGACACGGCTGACAGCAGTGCAACAGGTTCGAGCACGGCAGAGGGAACAGGAGATAACTTCACTATCGTGATGGTTACCGACGTCGGCGGTGTGGATGATAAATCATTCAACCAAAGCGCATGGGAAGGTCTTGTTGCATGGGGCGAAGAGAACGGTAAAGAAAAAGGGATCGACGGATATGATTACATCCAATCGAATGCCGATTCGGAATTTGTGACGAACTTGAACACTGCCGTAAACAGCAATTTTGATCTTGTCTTCGGTATCGGATACAAATTGAAGCCAGCGATGCAGGATGTGGCAACACAAAATCCGGATACCATGTTTGCCATCATCGATGATGTCATCGAAGGCGAAAATACAGTATCTGTATCATTCAAAGACAACGAAGCTGCTTTCTTGGCTGGTGTCGCTGCAGCCAAAACCACCAAAACCAACCAGTTGGGATTCATCGGCGGACAAGAGAGCGTCGTAATCGATCGCTTCGAAGCTGGATTCGTAGCTGGTGCCCAATCCGTCAATCCTGATATAGATGTAAAAGTTGAATATGTCGGTTCGTTCGGCGATGCTGCGGGCGGGAAATCTAAAGCTGCCGCAATGTACGCAAGCGGAATCGATGTCATTTATCAAGCTGCCGGAGATTCCGGAAATGGCGTGTTCTCAGAAGCCAAGGATATCGTAAAAGCCGATCCTTCAAAAGAAATTTGGGTAATCGGTGTTGACCGTGACCAAACCGAAGAAGGCTTGCTGACTCTTGATGACGGCACTGAAAGAAACCTTACATTGACCTCGACACTTAAGGGTGTAGGCAAGGCAGCTCATGATGTTGCTAACTTGACGATGAATGGTGAATTCCCGGCAGGGGAAGTGCAGACCTTTGGATTGGCTGAAGAAGGTGTCGATCTGACTGAGGGCCAATTGAGTGAAGACGCTTTGGCTGCAGTCGAAGATGCAAAAACTAAAATTTTGGACGGGACGCTTGTAGTTCCGGAAGCTCCAGAAAAGTAA
- a CDS encoding competence/damage-inducible protein A gives MNAEIISVGTELLMGQIVNSDAAFIAKELTGLGIDSYFQTVVGDNPGKIKEVIKIAESRSELLIFTGGLGPTQDDLTKQTVADHLGEELVMDEEGLMHIRQWFDRSGRRMTQNNERQALVFRDGIVFANPIGQALGTYVEINGKGYLLLPGPPRELEQMFRQFVKPFLSSKYEDQQVISSTTLRFFGIGESTLTTQLDELIRNQTNPTIAPYAGKYEVTLRLTANAATEAICRELLDEKKAEILAVVGEYYYGDGDGSSLAEVVGKKLLESKRSISAAESLTGGLFQAELVKVPGISEVFAGGIVSYQEGAKQQVLGVPAHVLETHGMVSPECAVAMAERARELFDTQLAISFTGVAGPDHLENKPAGTVWIALSQKNGPTAVQSFRFSRDRLGNREQAVMQGFDMIRRNLMDSDLKE, from the coding sequence ATGAATGCAGAAATCATTTCGGTCGGAACGGAATTGTTGATGGGACAAATAGTGAATTCGGATGCAGCGTTCATCGCCAAAGAACTGACCGGTTTGGGCATAGACTCCTATTTTCAGACGGTTGTCGGCGATAATCCGGGGAAAATAAAAGAAGTGATCAAAATAGCTGAATCACGGAGTGAACTGCTGATTTTCACAGGGGGGCTCGGTCCCACCCAGGACGACTTGACCAAACAGACGGTGGCGGATCACCTTGGAGAAGAGCTCGTCATGGATGAAGAGGGGTTGATGCATATCCGGCAATGGTTCGACCGTTCGGGAAGGCGCATGACGCAGAACAATGAGCGTCAAGCATTGGTATTCAGGGACGGCATTGTCTTCGCGAATCCGATCGGACAGGCGCTCGGCACCTATGTCGAAATAAATGGGAAAGGCTATTTGCTGCTGCCTGGACCGCCAAGAGAGCTTGAGCAGATGTTCCGGCAGTTTGTGAAACCGTTCCTCTCCAGCAAATACGAAGATCAGCAAGTCATCTCATCGACGACGCTCCGTTTTTTCGGAATCGGCGAATCTACCTTGACGACGCAGTTGGATGAACTGATCCGCAATCAGACCAACCCGACGATAGCGCCATATGCCGGGAAATACGAAGTGACCTTGAGACTCACCGCAAACGCTGCGACAGAAGCAATTTGCAGGGAGTTGTTGGATGAAAAAAAAGCGGAAATATTGGCGGTCGTTGGGGAATATTACTATGGTGACGGAGACGGATCCAGCCTTGCCGAAGTGGTAGGCAAGAAACTGCTGGAGAGCAAACGCTCCATCAGTGCGGCCGAGAGTTTGACCGGAGGGCTTTTTCAAGCGGAACTTGTCAAGGTTCCGGGCATCAGCGAAGTTTTCGCCGGAGGCATTGTTTCCTACCAAGAGGGTGCTAAACAACAGGTTCTGGGCGTTCCGGCGCACGTCCTCGAGACACACGGAATGGTCAGCCCGGAGTGCGCTGTGGCGATGGCTGAGCGTGCGCGCGAACTGTTTGACACCCAGTTGGCCATTTCTTTCACGGGCGTTGCCGGGCCTGATCATTTGGAGAATAAGCCGGCCGGGACTGTATGGATTGCCCTGAGCCAAAAAAATGGACCGACCGCCGTCCAAAGCTTCCGCTTTTCGCGCGATCGCCTTGGGAACAGGGAACAGGCGGTCATGCAGGGATTTGATATGATTCGGCGGAATTTGATGGATTCTGATCTCAAGGAATAA
- a CDS encoding ABC transporter permease gives MDLLAILSIIVSSALIYSAPLIFTGLGGTFSERSGIVNVGLEGTMVMGAFSAIVFNLSYADNLGKLTPWVALLVAGAVGIFFSIIHAVATINLRANHIVSGTVINMLAPALAVFLTKVLYEGKGQTAFIIQNFGKTSFPILKDIPVIGQIFFTNTSAPAYAAIATALICYFIIFKTTFGLRLRSVGEHPQAADTLGINVYVMRYAGVLISGFLGGVGGAIVSQSISLNFSGSTIAGQGFIAMAAMIFGKWNPIGVMGAAIFFGFAQSLGVIGSYIPVIQNIPSVYLQIAPYVITIIVLVGFIGKSRGPAANGTTYIKSK, from the coding sequence ATGGACTTGCTAGCGATTCTATCGATTATCGTATCCTCGGCTTTGATCTATTCGGCACCTTTGATTTTTACCGGTCTTGGGGGAACGTTCTCGGAACGGAGCGGCATCGTCAACGTGGGACTGGAAGGCACGATGGTCATGGGAGCATTCTCAGCCATAGTCTTTAATCTGAGCTACGCCGACAATTTGGGTAAACTGACCCCTTGGGTTGCGTTGCTGGTTGCAGGGGCGGTCGGCATCTTCTTTTCGATCATCCATGCAGTTGCCACCATCAATTTAAGGGCGAACCATATCGTTTCCGGAACGGTCATCAATATGCTTGCCCCAGCGCTGGCGGTATTTTTGACCAAGGTTCTTTATGAAGGGAAAGGCCAGACTGCCTTCATCATACAGAATTTCGGTAAGACAAGTTTCCCTATATTGAAGGATATTCCGGTCATCGGCCAGATATTCTTCACGAACACGTCAGCTCCGGCCTATGCAGCAATCGCAACGGCGCTTATCTGCTATTTCATCATCTTCAAGACGACTTTCGGCTTGCGCCTGCGTTCGGTAGGGGAACACCCGCAAGCGGCAGATACATTGGGGATCAATGTCTACGTGATGCGCTACGCCGGCGTGTTGATTTCCGGATTTTTGGGCGGTGTGGGCGGCGCCATCGTCTCCCAATCGATCAGCTTGAATTTTTCCGGATCGACGATTGCCGGTCAAGGTTTCATCGCTATGGCTGCCATGATTTTCGGCAAATGGAATCCGATCGGTGTTATGGGCGCGGCAATTTTCTTCGGTTTCGCCCAGAGTTTGGGCGTCATCGGCAGCTATATTCCGGTCATCCAGAATATCCCTTCCGTATACCTCCAGATCGCACCATACGTCATTACGATCATTGTGCTTGTAGGTTTCATCGGCAAATCCAGGGGCCCAGCCGCTAACGGTACGACTTACATCAAATCAAAGTAA
- a CDS encoding ABC transporter permease, whose translation MSNQQGATRIQGIIVPLLSVILGLLIGAIVMWSFGYDAVAGYSAMLKGAFGSPFYIGELLREATPLILVALGFSVANTAGFFNIGVAGQTLFGWLASVSVAQMLPELPKVVLLPLCILAGITAGGLWAGIAGVLRAYFNTSEVIVTIMLNHTALYINNHIVRNVLTDSGDSTARITENASLRVPFLSEVTRNSTLHAGIFIALIMIAVVWVLMKKTTYGFEFRSVGLNPDAADYAGMNAKKNIILAMLISGGLAGLGGAMEGLGNFQNMFVQGAMPAVGFDGMAVALLGIGSPIGILFAALLFSTLKIGGTSMPLMSGVPVEIVDIVIASIIFFVGASYIIRLLVNKLSRVNKKEVA comes from the coding sequence ATGAGTAATCAACAAGGAGCCACTCGCATCCAAGGAATCATCGTACCTTTACTTTCGGTCATATTAGGGCTGTTGATCGGCGCAATCGTCATGTGGTCATTCGGTTACGATGCCGTCGCAGGTTATTCAGCAATGCTGAAGGGAGCCTTCGGATCGCCGTTTTATATAGGTGAATTACTGCGGGAAGCTACCCCTTTGATTCTGGTCGCATTAGGTTTTTCGGTAGCCAATACAGCCGGTTTCTTCAATATCGGTGTAGCGGGTCAAACCTTATTCGGCTGGTTGGCATCCGTCAGCGTGGCCCAGATGCTGCCTGAATTGCCGAAGGTAGTGTTGTTGCCATTATGCATTTTGGCCGGTATCACCGCGGGAGGTCTGTGGGCGGGCATCGCCGGTGTCTTGCGTGCTTACTTCAATACAAGTGAAGTGATTGTCACCATCATGCTGAATCACACAGCTTTATACATCAATAACCACATCGTCAGGAATGTTTTGACGGATTCCGGGGATTCCACGGCCAGGATCACCGAAAATGCCAGTCTGAGGGTGCCGTTCCTATCGGAAGTGACCCGCAATTCGACACTTCATGCCGGTATCTTCATTGCCCTCATCATGATTGCGGTGGTCTGGGTGCTGATGAAGAAAACAACATACGGTTTCGAATTCCGTTCAGTCGGATTGAATCCTGATGCGGCCGATTACGCAGGGATGAACGCCAAGAAGAACATCATTTTGGCCATGTTGATCAGCGGTGGTTTGGCCGGTTTGGGAGGAGCAATGGAAGGGTTGGGGAATTTCCAGAACATGTTCGTTCAAGGCGCGATGCCGGCCGTCGGATTCGATGGTATGGCAGTAGCTTTGTTGGGAATCGGTAGCCCGATCGGCATCCTTTTTGCCGCACTTCTGTTCAGCACGCTGAAAATCGGCGGAACGAGTATGCCGCTTATGTCCGGCGTCCCTGTAGAGATAGTCGATATCGTGATTGCATCAATCATCTTCTTCGTCGGTGCGAGCTATATCATCCGGCTATTGGTCAACAAACTGTCCAGAGTCAATAAAAAGGAGGTGGCGTGA
- a CDS encoding helix-turn-helix domain-containing protein — protein MVQIGEILKSARLSKGYTLDDLQQMTKIQKRYLIAIEEGNFEIMPGNFYVRAFIKQYADTVGLDGDRLLGDHASVIPEIQGSSQVEDSGAFSPTRSETKRASKKTNFNYGGSVQSQLPTFLLAVAVVAIVLVVWKATLNNDDEQVQIEVASTITQTTMASQETVSSSTEQTDSDSITEQATQVTLVSFADGYAEYDVTSLSLPSELKISAVAGGSSWISVSVNGAVQEPTGIVNGENPLTITLPVDASVIEVIVGVMPATIIEMAGTVVTMPADYQEIQTQTLSFTVKGAE, from the coding sequence ATGGTTCAAATTGGGGAAATCCTAAAAAGTGCTAGACTTTCCAAGGGATACACATTGGATGATCTACAGCAAATGACTAAAATACAGAAGCGGTATTTGATTGCGATTGAAGAAGGCAATTTTGAGATTATGCCGGGCAATTTCTACGTCCGTGCCTTCATCAAGCAGTACGCAGATACTGTGGGCTTGGATGGTGACCGCTTGTTAGGGGACCATGCAAGTGTGATTCCGGAAATACAGGGGAGCAGCCAAGTGGAGGATTCCGGTGCTTTTTCTCCCACGCGCTCCGAGACCAAAAGAGCTTCTAAAAAGACGAATTTTAATTATGGAGGCTCTGTCCAGAGCCAATTGCCGACGTTTTTGTTGGCTGTGGCGGTAGTTGCCATCGTGCTGGTGGTCTGGAAGGCCACCTTGAACAATGACGATGAGCAGGTCCAGATCGAAGTGGCTTCAACCATCACTCAGACAACCATGGCATCGCAAGAGACAGTTTCAAGCAGCACGGAGCAGACGGACAGTGACAGTATCACAGAACAAGCAACGCAGGTGACCCTGGTTTCGTTTGCCGATGGGTACGCGGAATATGACGTCACCAGTCTGTCGTTGCCTTCGGAATTGAAAATATCAGCAGTGGCGGGGGGCAGTTCTTGGATCAGCGTAAGCGTAAACGGGGCAGTCCAAGAGCCTACGGGGATTGTGAACGGTGAAAATCCGCTGACGATCACGCTGCCAGTGGATGCAAGCGTGATTGAGGTGATAGTCGGCGTGATGCCGGCAACGATCATCGAAATGGCCGGCACGGTCGTCACAATGCCGGCCGATTATCAAGAGATTCAGACCCAGACCTTATCCTTTACCGTCAAAGGCGCAGAATAA
- a CDS encoding pitrilysin family protein: protein MEYKLKQGVTAYIEPSDKYKTVLIQYKFRTIFSGKTATERSLVKNMLETNSEQYPSQNEMDLKLASLYGATLHTQSQRFGKQHVVTMSLSVVNDKFIGGDDTLLEEAFAFLEEIIFRPNAEDGKFHEKTFLREKGNLKNYFESLIEDKSAYARMRLNQVLFEGTDQAYQGIGDAGFLEDITAGSLFDCYKEMIGSNQLDILVSGDVAPERILKILAAQKLSDRREIEKEVFYHREKNMEPVSSSEAQDINQGKLFFGFSSPVYYMNDHYFAGLVFDGLFGGFPHSKLFQNVREKESLAYTASSGLDFLRGIMTVGTGIEFDKRDQVEAIVLAQLQDMQAGDFPDALIAQTKSMLINHYKQNDDYQGRSLAKRYQDILIIENPLSQEEWIAGLNAVTKEQIVAVADKMTLQAIFFLKGEATDE from the coding sequence ATGGAATATAAATTAAAGCAAGGTGTTACGGCCTATATTGAGCCTTCCGACAAATACAAAACCGTATTGATCCAGTACAAATTCAGGACGATCTTCAGCGGTAAAACTGCAACGGAGCGTTCTTTAGTGAAGAATATGCTTGAAACGAACAGCGAGCAGTACCCCAGCCAAAACGAGATGGATTTGAAATTGGCCAGCCTTTACGGTGCGACGCTGCATACGCAATCCCAACGCTTCGGCAAGCAGCATGTTGTGACGATGAGTTTGTCCGTCGTCAATGATAAATTTATCGGAGGCGACGACACACTTTTGGAAGAGGCGTTCGCTTTTCTGGAAGAAATCATTTTCAGGCCCAATGCCGAGGATGGCAAGTTCCATGAGAAGACTTTTCTGAGGGAAAAGGGAAATCTGAAAAATTATTTCGAATCGCTTATCGAAGATAAGTCAGCTTATGCGCGGATGCGCTTAAACCAAGTGCTGTTCGAGGGAACGGATCAAGCTTATCAAGGCATAGGTGACGCAGGGTTCCTTGAGGATATTACAGCGGGCAGCCTGTTCGATTGCTATAAAGAGATGATCGGGTCGAATCAACTGGATATCCTCGTTTCGGGTGATGTTGCGCCCGAACGGATACTGAAAATATTGGCTGCCCAGAAGCTTTCGGACAGAAGAGAAATCGAAAAAGAGGTATTCTATCACCGCGAAAAAAATATGGAACCCGTTAGTTCAAGCGAAGCCCAAGACATCAATCAAGGCAAGCTGTTTTTCGGCTTCTCCTCCCCCGTCTATTACATGAACGACCATTATTTTGCCGGGTTGGTTTTTGATGGATTGTTTGGGGGATTCCCGCATTCAAAACTGTTCCAGAATGTCCGTGAGAAAGAGAGTTTGGCCTACACGGCTTCAAGTGGGTTGGACTTCCTGCGTGGAATCATGACTGTCGGCACCGGAATTGAGTTTGATAAACGCGATCAAGTCGAGGCAATTGTTTTAGCACAACTGCAGGATATGCAAGCGGGTGATTTCCCGGATGCGCTGATTGCACAAACAAAAAGCATGCTGATCAACCACTACAAACAAAATGACGATTATCAAGGCAGAAGCTTGGCGAAGCGGTACCAGGACATCCTCATTATAGAAAATCCTCTCTCGCAGGAGGAGTGGATCGCCGGCTTGAATGCGGTGACGAAGGAGCAGATTGTTGCTGTTGCGGATAAAATGACTTTGCAAGCGATATTTTTCTTGAAAGGCGAGGCTACAGATGAATAA
- a CDS encoding ABC transporter ATP-binding protein, translating to MTEENYVIEMIGVTKAFGNYKANDDIFLSLKKGEIHALLGENGAGKSTLMNILSGLLEPTSGTIKVKGQEVKISSPGVADKLGIGMVHQHFMLVKDFTVTENIILGSEPSRFGVLNKKAAADVIADLSNKYRLAVNPSAKIEDTTVGMQQRVEILKTLYRGADVLIFDEPTAVLTPQEIDELMSIMKELTKEGKSIILITHKLDEIKAVADRCTVIRKGKSIGTVDVKQTSQQELADMMVGRSVLFRTAKKPSQPKQAVLEIDGLSVKESRGLEAVRNLSLTVRAGEIVGIAGIDGNGQSELIQTITGLRKAESGTVKLNGETITNLAPRKITESGLGHIPEDRQKFGLILPMRLDENIALQTYYQEPYSKYSFLNDKAIENHAIELIKEFDVRTQSEKSTAGSLSGGNQQKAIIAREVDRNPSLLIAAQPTRGLDVGAIEFIHKRLIEQRDKDKAILLMSFELDEILNLSDIIAVMFEGEIVAYVKPEETSEQELGLLMAGSSLEKARAELEKNKEEEASIHE from the coding sequence ATGACAGAAGAAAATTATGTCATTGAGATGATTGGCGTTACGAAAGCTTTCGGCAATTATAAAGCGAATGATGATATTTTTCTCAGCTTAAAAAAAGGTGAAATTCACGCGCTGTTGGGTGAAAATGGTGCAGGCAAGTCGACTTTGATGAATATACTGTCCGGCCTTTTGGAACCGACCAGCGGGACCATCAAAGTCAAAGGGCAAGAGGTCAAAATCAGTTCTCCGGGTGTTGCCGATAAATTGGGTATCGGAATGGTGCATCAACATTTTATGTTGGTCAAGGACTTCACGGTTACGGAGAACATCATTCTGGGCAGCGAGCCGAGCAGATTCGGCGTTTTAAATAAAAAGGCAGCTGCTGATGTGATTGCGGATCTGTCCAACAAATATCGCTTGGCAGTCAATCCATCCGCCAAAATCGAAGACACCACTGTCGGAATGCAACAACGGGTTGAAATCCTGAAAACATTGTATCGTGGTGCGGACGTCCTCATTTTTGACGAACCGACGGCGGTGCTGACACCCCAAGAAATCGACGAATTGATGTCGATCATGAAAGAATTGACGAAAGAAGGCAAGTCGATCATCCTGATTACGCATAAACTGGATGAAATCAAGGCAGTTGCCGACCGTTGCACAGTTATCCGCAAAGGTAAGAGCATCGGCACCGTCGACGTGAAGCAGACCTCCCAACAAGAACTGGCCGATATGATGGTGGGGCGTTCCGTTCTGTTCCGAACAGCCAAAAAACCATCCCAGCCAAAGCAAGCTGTTTTGGAAATTGACGGATTGTCGGTCAAAGAGAGCCGTGGACTGGAAGCCGTACGTAATTTGAGTCTGACGGTAAGGGCGGGTGAAATCGTTGGAATCGCCGGAATCGATGGGAACGGCCAAAGCGAATTGATCCAAACCATCACTGGCTTGCGGAAGGCTGAGAGCGGAACCGTCAAGCTGAACGGCGAAACCATCACGAACTTGGCTCCGCGCAAAATCACTGAATCAGGCTTAGGGCATATCCCTGAGGACCGACAAAAGTTCGGTCTGATTCTCCCGATGCGTTTGGATGAGAATATCGCCTTGCAGACTTATTATCAGGAACCATACAGCAAATACAGCTTCCTGAATGATAAAGCCATCGAAAACCATGCCATCGAACTGATCAAAGAGTTTGATGTGCGGACCCAAAGCGAGAAGTCGACAGCTGGTTCGTTGTCCGGCGGAAACCAGCAAAAAGCAATCATCGCCAGGGAAGTCGATCGGAATCCTTCGTTATTGATTGCAGCCCAACCGACCCGAGGATTGGATGTGGGCGCCATCGAATTTATCCATAAACGCTTGATCGAGCAAAGGGACAAGGACAAAGCGATTCTGCTGATGAGCTTCGAGTTGGATGAAATCTTGAATCTGTCCGACATCATCGCCGTGATGTTCGAAGGCGAAATTGTGGCTTATGTCAAGCCGGAGGAAACTTCCGAGCAAGAATTAGGTCTATTGATGGCCGGTTCTTCTTTGGAAAAGGCCCGGGCAGAATTGGAAAAAAACAAAGAAGAGGAGGCGAGCATTCATGAGTAA